A window of Rhododendron vialii isolate Sample 1 chromosome 13a, ASM3025357v1 contains these coding sequences:
- the LOC131312736 gene encoding uncharacterized protein LOC131312736 translates to MLPQFLLLFLAISVSTHLCISSSVYEVLRSNGLPMGLLPNGVNDFRLDGDGKFVAYLDQECNAKYENELHYDRNVSGFLSYGQIANLSGISAQDLFLWFPVKEIRVDVPSSGLIYFDVGVVYKQFSLSMFETPRDCTAVPPPEVLDGGFVAGIASKSLPSKLRYGLFDSLRAIS, encoded by the exons ATGCTTCCCCAATTTCTACTACTCTTTCTGGCGATTTCAGTATCGACCCACCTCTGTATTTCGTCGTCGGTATACGAGGTCCTCCGATCCAACGGCCTTCCCATGGGTCTGCTCCCAAACGGAGTCAACGACTTCCGTCTAGACGGCGACGGAAAATTCGTGGCGTATTTGGACCAGGAGTGTAATGCCAAGTACGAGAACGAGCTGCACTACGACCGGAACGTTTCGGGGTTCCTGTCCTACGGCCAGATCGCCAACCTGTCCGGGATTTCGGCGCAGGATTTGTTCCTCTGGTTCCCTGTGAAGGAAATTCGGGTGGATGTACCCAGCTCAGGGTTGATTTACTTCGATGTGGGGGTGGTGTACAAGCAGTTCTCACTGTCCATGTTCGAGACGCCGAGGGATTGCACGGCTGTGCCGCCGCCGGAGGTTTTGGATGGTGGGTTTGTCGCTGGAATTGCGAGTAAG AGTCTACCTAGCAAGCTCCGATATGGACTGTTTGATTCCCTGAGGGCTATTTCATAG
- the LOC131312735 gene encoding probable sodium/metabolite cotransporter BASS3, chloroplastic: MASIPFFSSAPPLKSLQTTSAPNLLPSNSLTPSFNSLSKTLTLKSRSVTELSGRSGGGSLWVLACSTSVPFIGKVGLHRREGNSSLLSFGTTPSHVSQAGAKSDSSQILSAMLPFVVALTAVAALAQPSTFTWVSKELYAPALGGIMLSIGIKLSIDDFALAFKRPLPLSLGFVSQYAVKPALGVLVARAFHMPPMFYAGFVLMSCVAGAQLSSYASFLSKGDVALSILLTSSTTIASVLATPILTGLLIGSVVPVDAVAMSKSILQVVLVPITLGLVLNTYAKPVVNVLQPVMPLVAMVCTSLCIGSPLAINQSQILSAEGLRLIGPVLIFHAVAFTLGYWISKLPFLRQKEEACRTISLCTGMQSSTLAGLLATQFLGSSQAVPPACSVVAMAIMGLCLASFWGSGYRIRDLPSLLIPQTGSTVEA, from the exons ATGGCCTCGATTCCGTTCTTCTCCTCCGCGCCACCGCTCAAATCACTCCAAACCACCTCCGCACCAAACCTACTCCCCTCCAACTCTCTCACTCCCTCCttcaattctctctctaaaaccctaACTCTAAAGTCCCGTTCCGTTACCGAGCTCTCGGGGAGGTCCGGCGGCGGCTCGCTGTGGGTGCTTGCTTGCTCGACGTCGGTGCCGTTCATCGGAAAAGTCGGGCTGCATAGGAGAGAAGGCAACTCGTCGTTGCTTTCCTTCGGCACGACCCCTAGCCACGTGTCGCAAGCAGGAGCGAAGTCCGACTCGTCGCAAATCCTGTCGGCGATGCTTCCGTTCGTCGTGGCGCTCACTGCCGTTGCCGCCCTCGCTCAGCCTTCGACTTTCACTTG GGTATCAAAGGAATTGTACGCCCCTGCTCTTGGAGGGATCATGTTGTCGATCGGAATTAAACTATCCATTGATGATTTTGCTCTTGCATTTAAAAG ACCTCTACCTCTGTCTTTAGGGTTTGTGTCACAATATGCGGTGAAACCAGCACTTGGTGTGTTGGTGGCAAGGGCATTCCACATGCCTCCGATGTTCTATGCTGGTTTCGTCCTCATGTCTTGCGTTGCTGGGGCTCAGCTATCCAGCTATGCTAGCTTCTTGAGCAAAGGGGACGTGGCCTTGAGCATTCTCTTGACCAGCTCAACCACCATTGCATCAGTTCTTGCTACTCCAATTTTAACTGGCCTTCTCATTGGGTCTGTTGTCCCGGTCGACGCAGTTGCGATGTCGAAATCAATTTTGCAG GTTGTTCTTGTTCCGATCACTCTCGGGCTAGTGCTAAATACTTATGCAAAACCTGTAGTCAACGTTCTTCAACCTGTGATGCCACTTGTTGCAATGGTTTGCACTTCGCTATGTATTGGTAGCCCTCTAGCTATTAATCAGAGCCAAATTCTCTCAGCCGAGGGTTTGCGATTGATTGGTCCTGTGTTGATATTTCATGCCGTGGCATTCACCCTGGGATATTGGATCTCCAAACTTCCATTTTTAAG gcaaaaagaagaagcttgCAGAACAATTTCATTGTGCACAGGAATGCAAAGTTCTACGTTGGCAGGGCTCCTTGCCACCCAATTCCTTGGGAGCAGTCAAGCGGTTCCCCCAGCTTGCTCAGTCGTTGCCATGGCTATCATGGGCCTCTGTCTTGCGTCTTTCTGGGGTAGTGGCTATCGGATCAGGGACCTACCTTCTCTTTTAATCCCACAAACTGGTTCTACAGTTGAGGCTTAG
- the LOC131312734 gene encoding transcription factor IBH1-like, whose translation MTPQLSPVNPNSIKTRFTHRFLRALKRLRKNNSRTATSSQPSALGRYRKVKLAADASMAAAVGPRRVWSCAMLRKIRSRGFLARRRGRRSCGGAVRRRRVHMGKRGGKSGFGGDRKTEELRRLVPGGEAMDLYSLLDETAHYMKCLSTQVQVMRNIVDFCYTST comes from the coding sequence ATGACTCCTCAACTCTCACCCGTGAATCCTAACTCCATCAAGACTAGATTCACTCATCGGTTCCTAAGAGCCCTTAAAAGACTGCGCAAGAATAATTCACGCACCGCCACGTCATCACAACCCTCGGCTCTGGGGCGATATCGGAAGGTAAAGCTGGCTGCTGATGCGTCCATGGCCGCTGCGGTGGGGCCGAGGAGGGTCTGGAGCTGTGCGATGCTGCGGAAGATCCGGTCGCGGGGTTTTTTGgcgaggagaagaggaagaagaagctgTGGTGGGGCTGTGAGGAGAAGGAGAGTTCACATGGGGAAAAGAGGTGGAAAATCAGGGTTCGGTGGTGATCGAAAAACCGAGGAGCTTCGGAGGCTGGTTCCGGGGGGAGAAGCCATGGATTTGTACAGCTTGCTGGATGAAACTGCACATTACATGAAGTGCCTTTCAACCCAGGTACAGGTCATGAGAAATATTGTCGATTTCTGCTATACCTCTACTTAG